TGTAGCCGATACGACGGCTCCGTCGCGTTTTCGCCGGAAGCGGTAGACCCGCCCGCCACACACCCGGTTTCCAGCAGCGCGGCAAACGGCGCGAGCACCTCCCGGAGAAAGGCGGCCGAGAGCGGGGCCGAGCGCGCTTCAGGTAGCGAGGCAAAGCCCTCACCGGCCAGCTTATTCAGCAGGTACAGGGCGTGGTCCTCCGCCCAAAGCTGCAGCAGCCGGACGCTGGCAGCGGCAACGGGGCCAAGCTCTGCGACAGCCAAGTTCCCAGTGTCCGCCGCATCAGCCAAGCCAAAATGCCCGCCCGCCGGCGCCTCCCCCGAAGCCGAAACGTGCGGGACCTCCGGCGGAACCTTCAGCGGAGCCTCTAACGAGGCCTCCAGCCATCCCCCGGCCCGCTCCAACGCATCCCATAGCAGATCGTAGAGCAAATTGCCCTTATTGCTGTAATAGTGGTATACCGTGCCATAGCCGAGTCCTGCCTGCGCAGCCACATCGCGGATTTCCAGTAAAGGCCCTTTATTCAAAAATACATCGGCAGCGGATTTCCGGATTTGCTCCAGACGCCGCAGTCGAATCTCTTCGTTTTGTTCCTTCGTGCGTGGACTCATCTCGTCCGTTCACCTCTTTTATTTTTGACCTACTATTATGTCAATATAAAACATTGGCATGCAAATAACAAGAGATTAGCTGAAGGATTTCCGGCTCAACCTAGAAATCGGTACTTGACCAACGGGTTAGCTGCTTAACGAAAAATCATTATTTTTCACAAAGAATCGGTTTGTTCACTGTCCTGTTCACAAGATCACACGTATAATGAATACATAAATAGGGTGTACTTTACAGCTACGTGCACACAGACAGGAGGCCTGTTCAAATGAGCAATTTCAAAAAGCATCATAAGCTTCACAGCAAATTGCTGGTCAGCATTACGTTATGTATTACGCTAACGTTGCTGGTATCCACCACTGTGTATTATTTTTACTATATTCGTGTGGAAAAGGAGCAGGCATTCGAGGCCAATCACAACAGCTTGACGTTGAGAAGCAGAGAGGTTATTAACATGACATCTATCGCTCAATCGTTGGCATTCCAAATGTATCGCAGCAGTACCCTATCCAAGTTGTTGTATTATCCCAAACCTAATGTATATGATGTAACCGCCGCCATGACCGAATTGAACAATTATCTTAACTCCATGCCGTATATCGAATCC
The Paenibacillus peoriae DNA segment above includes these coding regions:
- a CDS encoding TetR/AcrR family transcriptional regulator, which translates into the protein MSPRTKEQNEEIRLRRLEQIRKSAADVFLNKGPLLEIRDVAAQAGLGYGTVYHYYSNKGNLLYDLLWDALERAGGWLEASLEAPLKVPPEVPHVSASGEAPAGGHFGLADAADTGNLAVAELGPVAAASVRLLQLWAEDHALYLLNKLAGEGFASLPEARSAPLSAAFLREVLAPFAALLETGCVAGGSTASGENATEPSYRLQRAEMLLAALVGCAALSLRRGKLHEEARDIVRLLKL